The Acidobacteriota bacterium genome contains a region encoding:
- the tmk gene encoding dTMP kinase, translated as MSGAHAFFITIEGIEGAGKSTQAGLLARAMRRAGGSCLETREPGGGAGRVGPALRDLLRDPTVWRELGLAEIYLYAAARAHHVESVIRPALDRGCHVVCDRFLDSTRAYQGAGRGRDPGLIEALHRLPPLDLRPHRTILLDLDPRDGLARAAARPGRPRGYDEEDVAFFRRVREGFLRIAEREPSRVCVVDASPPAREVHEAVVGAVRDLFPGIAPLDRVE; from the coding sequence ATGTCCGGCGCCCACGCGTTCTTCATCACGATCGAAGGGATCGAGGGAGCCGGCAAGTCGACGCAGGCGGGGCTCCTCGCGCGTGCCATGCGCCGCGCGGGGGGCTCCTGTCTCGAAACGCGGGAGCCGGGCGGCGGAGCCGGTCGAGTGGGGCCGGCGCTCCGCGATCTCCTTCGCGATCCGACGGTGTGGCGCGAGCTCGGTCTTGCCGAGATCTACCTCTACGCGGCGGCCCGGGCGCACCACGTGGAGTCGGTGATCCGGCCGGCGCTCGATCGCGGGTGCCACGTCGTGTGCGACCGGTTTCTCGATTCCACCCGCGCGTACCAGGGCGCCGGTCGCGGTCGCGACCCCGGGCTGATCGAAGCCCTCCATCGCCTTCCGCCGCTCGACCTGAGGCCCCATCGGACGATCCTTCTCGACCTCGACCCGCGCGACGGCCTTGCCCGAGCGGCGGCGCGTCCGGGAAGGCCCCGGGGCTACGACGAGGAGGACGTCGCCTTCTTCCGCCGGGTCCGGGAAGGATTCCTGCGCATCGCGGAACGAGAGCCGTCCCGCGTGTGCGTCGTGGACGCGTCCCCTCCCGCACGCGAGGTGCACGAGGCCGTCGTCGGCGCGGTGCGCGACCTTTTCCCGGGGATCGCACCCCTCGACCGGGTCGAATGA